In a single window of the Balaenoptera acutorostrata chromosome 3, mBalAcu1.1, whole genome shotgun sequence genome:
- the REC8 gene encoding meiotic recombination protein REC8 homolog isoform X1 encodes MFYYPSVLQRHTGCFATIWLAATRGTRLVKREYLKVNVVKTCEEILNYVLVRVQPPLPGLPRPRFSLYLSAQLQIGVIRVYSQQCQYLVEDIQHILERLHRAQLQIRIDMVEAELPSLLLPNHLARMESLEAAPDPFFGMMSVEPRLPSPLNIPQIRHLLEAVIPERVLEEIPPEVPIEPERIPITAPSPEAITLLEAEPIRMLRIEGERELPEVSRRELDLLIAEEEEAILLEERRPEYKEELLAPEREITVPPPSPLALAEVEEAAELLPAEVLVPEELKPPGWEPEVLLPEITPPPELRLPAPPSPERRRPPVPPPARRRRRRRLLFWDRETQIPRKEFQEQMQTRAHCRECPMVQPPERMITSPAELFRTPTHSGRLPQELLAFWTHCAQPLPLALRRRPPPELEEEEAEREAAAEEERRKAETPSAIEVLREALEPSGPLMLPSEISLEAAEEEKPRISLVPLEERWPWAEAELPEAPALPVVPELPEVPVELPVELPPEPEPLSLEAVHRYQEGRASVGGLRCSLSSQFLTPTGQWHGSCRPTGSLTSAAWCHLSVPAGWPPGSSTCSWCLLHSRSFV; translated from the exons ATGTTCTACTATCCCAGCGTGCTTCAGCGCCACACGGGCTGCTTCGCCACCATCTG GCTGGCAGCAACGCGCGGCACCCGGTTGGTGAAGCGCGAATACCTGAAGGTGAACGTGGTGAAGACCTG CGAGGAAATCCTCAATTACGTGCTGGTACGAGTGCAGCCCCCGCTGCCAGGTCTGCCGCGGCCCCGCTTCTCCCTTTACCTCTCAGCCCAGCTCCAGATCGGCGTCATTCGGGTCTACTCTCAACAATGCCAGTACCTTGTAG AGGACATCCAGCACATCCTGGAGCGCCTGCACCGGGCCCAGCTGCAGATCCGCATTGATATGGTGGAGGCTGAGCT ACCCAGCCTGCTACTGCCTAATCACCTGGCCAGGATGGAGAGTCTGGAAGCTGCTCCAGACCCCTTTTTTGGGATGATGTCTGTGGAACCCAGACTGCCCAGTCCCTTGAATATCCCTCAG ATTCGACACCTCCTAGAAGCTGTGATCCCAGAGAGAGTTCTTGAAGAGATCCCTCCTGAAGTTCCTATAGAGCCAG AAAGGATTCCGATCACTGCACCGTCTCCCGAGGCCATCACGCTCCTGGAGGCGGAGCCCATACGTATGCTAAGGATTGAG GGTGAACGGGAACTCCCAGAGGTCAGCCGCCGGGAATTGGACCTGCTGATCGCAGAGGAGGAGGAAGCCATCTTGTTAGAGGAACGTCGGCCAG AGTACAAAGAGGAGCTCCTGGCCCCAGAGAGGGAGATCACAGTCCCCCCGCCCTCACCTCTAGCTCTTGCAGA GGTGGAGGAGGCTGCAGAGCTACTTCCGGCTGAGGTCCTGGTCCCTGAAGAGCTGAAGCCACCAGGCTGGGAGCCCGAGGTCCTACTTCCTG AGATAACCCCCCCGCCGGAGCTGCGTCTGCCAGCCCCACCTAGCCCAGAG cgGAGGAGGCCCCCAGTCCCCCCACCTGCtcgccgccgccgtcgccgccggTTATTATTCTGGGACCGGGAGACCCAGATCCCCCGGAAGGAATTCCAGGAACAAATGCAAACCAGAGCCCACTGCCGGGAGTGT CCAATGGTGCAGCCTCCTGAGAGGATGATCACGAGCCCCGCAGAGCTGTTCCGAACTCCGACTCACT CTGGCCGGCTACCCCAAGAACTGCTGGCTTTCTGGACCCACTGTGCCCAGCCACTCCCGCTAGCACTCCGGAGAAGGCCGCCCCCGGAGCTTgaggaggaggaagctgagaggGAGGCGGCAgctgaggaggaaaggagaaaggctgAAACTCCGAGCGCTATCGAG GTCCTGAGGGAGGCCCTGGAGCCCAGTGGGCCCCTCATGCTGCCTTCAG AGATCTCCCTAGAAGCAGCTGAGGAGGAGAAGCCCCGCATCAGCCTCGTCCCCCTGGAAGAACGGTG GCCCTGGGCTGAGGCGGAGCTGCCAGAAGCCCCTGCGTTGCCCGTGGTGCCTGAGCTCCCTGAGGTGCCTGTGGAGCTGCCTGTGGAGCTGCCCCCAGAGCCTGAGCCGCTCTCGCTGGAGGCTGTGCACAGGTACCAGGAAGGGCGTGCCTCCGTGGGTGGCCTGCGCTGCAGCCTCAGCTCACAGTTCTTGACCCCCACAGGGCAGTGGCACGGGAGCTGCAGGCCAACAGGGAGCCTGACTTCAGCAGCCTGGTGCCACCTCTCAGTCCCCGCAGGGTGGCCGCCCGGGTCTTCTACCTGCTCCTGG TGCTTGCTGCACAGCAGATCCTTTGTGTGA
- the REC8 gene encoding meiotic recombination protein REC8 homolog isoform X2, whose amino-acid sequence MFYYPSVLQRHTGCFATIWLAATRGTRLVKREYLKVNVVKTCEEILNYVLVRVQPPLPGLPRPRFSLYLSAQLQIGVIRVYSQQCQYLVEDIQHILERLHRAQLQIRIDMVEAELPSLLLPNHLARMESLEAAPDPFFGMMSVEPRLPSPLNIPQIRHLLEAVIPERVLEEIPPEVPIEPERIPITAPSPEAITLLEAEPIRMLRIEGERELPEVSRRELDLLIAEEEEAILLEERRPEYKEELLAPEREITVPPPSPLALAEVEEAAELLPAEVLVPEELKPPGWEPEVLLPEITPPPELRLPAPPSPERRRPPVPPPARRRRRRRLLFWDRETQIPRKEFQEQMQTRAHCRECPMVQPPERMITSPAELFRTPTHSGRLPQELLAFWTHCAQPLPLALRRRPPPELEEEEAEREAAAEEERRKAETPSAIEVLREALEPSGPLMLPSEISLEAAEEEKPRISLVPLEERWPWAEAELPEAPALPVVPELPEVPVELPVELPPEPEPLSLEAVHRAVARELQANREPDFSSLVPPLSPRRVAARVFYLLLVLAAQQILCVKQEEPYGRLLIQPGPRFHCG is encoded by the exons ATGTTCTACTATCCCAGCGTGCTTCAGCGCCACACGGGCTGCTTCGCCACCATCTG GCTGGCAGCAACGCGCGGCACCCGGTTGGTGAAGCGCGAATACCTGAAGGTGAACGTGGTGAAGACCTG CGAGGAAATCCTCAATTACGTGCTGGTACGAGTGCAGCCCCCGCTGCCAGGTCTGCCGCGGCCCCGCTTCTCCCTTTACCTCTCAGCCCAGCTCCAGATCGGCGTCATTCGGGTCTACTCTCAACAATGCCAGTACCTTGTAG AGGACATCCAGCACATCCTGGAGCGCCTGCACCGGGCCCAGCTGCAGATCCGCATTGATATGGTGGAGGCTGAGCT ACCCAGCCTGCTACTGCCTAATCACCTGGCCAGGATGGAGAGTCTGGAAGCTGCTCCAGACCCCTTTTTTGGGATGATGTCTGTGGAACCCAGACTGCCCAGTCCCTTGAATATCCCTCAG ATTCGACACCTCCTAGAAGCTGTGATCCCAGAGAGAGTTCTTGAAGAGATCCCTCCTGAAGTTCCTATAGAGCCAG AAAGGATTCCGATCACTGCACCGTCTCCCGAGGCCATCACGCTCCTGGAGGCGGAGCCCATACGTATGCTAAGGATTGAG GGTGAACGGGAACTCCCAGAGGTCAGCCGCCGGGAATTGGACCTGCTGATCGCAGAGGAGGAGGAAGCCATCTTGTTAGAGGAACGTCGGCCAG AGTACAAAGAGGAGCTCCTGGCCCCAGAGAGGGAGATCACAGTCCCCCCGCCCTCACCTCTAGCTCTTGCAGA GGTGGAGGAGGCTGCAGAGCTACTTCCGGCTGAGGTCCTGGTCCCTGAAGAGCTGAAGCCACCAGGCTGGGAGCCCGAGGTCCTACTTCCTG AGATAACCCCCCCGCCGGAGCTGCGTCTGCCAGCCCCACCTAGCCCAGAG cgGAGGAGGCCCCCAGTCCCCCCACCTGCtcgccgccgccgtcgccgccggTTATTATTCTGGGACCGGGAGACCCAGATCCCCCGGAAGGAATTCCAGGAACAAATGCAAACCAGAGCCCACTGCCGGGAGTGT CCAATGGTGCAGCCTCCTGAGAGGATGATCACGAGCCCCGCAGAGCTGTTCCGAACTCCGACTCACT CTGGCCGGCTACCCCAAGAACTGCTGGCTTTCTGGACCCACTGTGCCCAGCCACTCCCGCTAGCACTCCGGAGAAGGCCGCCCCCGGAGCTTgaggaggaggaagctgagaggGAGGCGGCAgctgaggaggaaaggagaaaggctgAAACTCCGAGCGCTATCGAG GTCCTGAGGGAGGCCCTGGAGCCCAGTGGGCCCCTCATGCTGCCTTCAG AGATCTCCCTAGAAGCAGCTGAGGAGGAGAAGCCCCGCATCAGCCTCGTCCCCCTGGAAGAACGGTG GCCCTGGGCTGAGGCGGAGCTGCCAGAAGCCCCTGCGTTGCCCGTGGTGCCTGAGCTCCCTGAGGTGCCTGTGGAGCTGCCTGTGGAGCTGCCCCCAGAGCCTGAGCCGCTCTCGCTGGAGGCTGTGCACAG GGCAGTGGCACGGGAGCTGCAGGCCAACAGGGAGCCTGACTTCAGCAGCCTGGTGCCACCTCTCAGTCCCCGCAGGGTGGCCGCCCGGGTCTTCTACCTGCTCCTGG TGCTTGCTGCACAGCAGATCCTTTGTGTGAAACAAGAGGAGCCATATGGGCGCCTCCTGATCCAGCCAGGGCCCCGATTCCACTGCGGTTAG